In Candidatus Methylopumilus universalis, one DNA window encodes the following:
- a CDS encoding helix-turn-helix transcriptional regulator encodes MTQVNTHKALELATQYINSRLSNKITMADLKTFTGYSERSLQLLFQKYFSKTPFEYIEEQRLMLAYELIKSHKKTRKTTDVALDVGYKHLGRFSVNFKARFGIHPSVLAKTS; translated from the coding sequence ATGACTCAAGTAAATACTCACAAAGCGCTAGAGCTAGCTACGCAATATATTAATTCTAGACTTTCTAATAAAATAACTATGGCTGATTTAAAGACATTTACGGGGTATTCGGAAAGGTCGCTTCAGCTTTTATTTCAAAAATATTTTTCGAAAACGCCTTTTGAATATATCGAAGAACAAAGACTAATGCTTGCGTACGAATTAATTAAAAGCCATAAAAAAACTAGAAAAACTACAGATGTTGCTTTAGACGTTGGATATAAGCATTTGGGGAGATTCTCAGTGAATTTCAAGGCAAGATTTGGAATTCATCCGTCTGTTTTAGCTAAGACCTCATAA